In Arthrobacter citreus, a genomic segment contains:
- a CDS encoding phosphatase PAP2 family protein produces MTRDSFQPPPQQGSGPPERSRSRVPGWLAAAFQWLAQLTSPHAALLITLAAGLVPAVLLTLGSAEVYESVTESDGVARLDQPVLDAALMLRSPQLDSAVTAFTNLGGTIGMPILAAAAMLAMALRWRSWTPVLLVCAAAAGSLLMTVAGKEVVGRARPALTEAVPPFEYSASFPSGHSLNAVVISGVVAYLLILHLHSRGAKVLTVVLASAFAAAMGLSRVYLGHHWFTDVLVAWTLGLAWLAVVITAHRLLHSRRAAQQTARS; encoded by the coding sequence ATGACCCGAGACAGTTTTCAGCCTCCACCGCAGCAGGGCTCCGGTCCCCCGGAACGGTCCCGGTCCCGGGTACCGGGCTGGCTCGCCGCGGCGTTCCAATGGTTGGCGCAGCTGACCTCTCCGCATGCCGCGCTGCTCATCACACTGGCGGCGGGACTGGTTCCGGCCGTTCTCCTCACCCTGGGCTCGGCGGAAGTCTACGAGTCGGTGACCGAGTCGGACGGAGTGGCCCGCCTCGACCAGCCCGTCCTGGATGCGGCCCTGATGCTGCGTTCACCGCAGCTGGACAGTGCCGTGACGGCGTTCACCAACCTCGGCGGCACCATCGGCATGCCCATCCTGGCGGCCGCGGCGATGCTGGCCATGGCGCTGCGGTGGCGGTCCTGGACGCCGGTGCTGCTGGTATGCGCCGCGGCCGCCGGCTCACTGCTGATGACAGTGGCCGGCAAGGAAGTGGTGGGCCGCGCGCGGCCGGCCCTGACGGAGGCCGTTCCCCCGTTCGAGTATTCGGCATCCTTTCCCAGCGGGCATTCGCTGAACGCCGTCGTCATCAGCGGCGTGGTGGCGTACCTGCTGATCCTGCACCTGCACAGCCGCGGCGCGAAGGTGTTGACCGTGGTCCTGGCTTCAGCTTTTGCGGCCGCCATGGGCCTGAGCCGGGTCTACCTCGGGCACCACTGGTTCACTGACGTCCTGGTGGCCTGGACCCTGGGACTGGCCTGGCTGGCCGTGGTGATTACCGCGCACCGGCTGCTGCACTCCCGGCGGGCGGCGCAGCAAACGGCGCGCAGCTGA